The genomic segment AACACCACAGATATTTACCCGGGGATCAAAGAGTTTACAGCCCAGGACAAGGGCAGCAATGGTACGGGTTGTTTTAGTACAATTTACCACCAGAAGAACGGGTAGGCCAAGATTAATGGCAAGCTCTGCCGTGGAAAAGCCACCCTCAACATTGACGCCATCATAGAGCCCTCTATTGCCCTCGACAATGGCATAGTCCGCCCCGGCTGCACGGCTAACAAAAGAACTGCGTATTGCCTCCTCCTCCATAAAAAACGGGTCCAGATTATAGCATTTTCCCTTTGCCGCCTCCTGCAACCAACCGGCATCTATATAATCCGGCCCCTTTTTAAAGGGCACCACCTCGGCCCCACTCCTTATCAGAGCAGCCGTTAGCCCAACAGAAACAATACTCTTACCGGAACCACCCGATAAACCTGCCACCACAATTCCTTTTGTCCCTTTCATATTCTCAACCACAACGTTTTAATTAATGTCCTGCCTGCCCGTAAAGTTGCCACGCAGTTCCATATAAATCCAGCAATCGCCTCTCAAAAAGCAGACGCCAATGCTCAAGTTCCTCTCCCGTCAGTTTAGCTGGCACATAGAGAGGCTCCCCATAAAAGAAATCCACTCTACTAAAGGGCCTGGGCAGAGCCATCCGGTCCCAGGAGTTAAAGACAATATAACTCGATGCCGACCAGGCAAGGGGCAACATGGGCGCCCCCGTCCTTGAGGCAATGAGAACCCCACCCGACTGCACCTTCAGAGCCGGACCCTGGGAGCCATCGGCAACAATTCCAGCACTCCCTCCGTTTTTCACATCTCGTAACACGTGTTTCAGGGCACGCATACCACCAGAATTATGCGAACCACGGGCAGTTTTATAGCCCAACAGTTCCGCCAAGCTGGCAATATAATCACCGTCGGAGCTGGCACTGACCATCACCGTTGCCGAGTCGTTACGGAGCTGAGAGAGGATAAACAAAATAGAGTAATGCCAAAAAAGACCCACCACATTTTGCCCACTATCAAGGCTTGTTTCTCGGTATTGACTGCCATGCACCTTCACCCGACAGGTGGCAAACCACAGTCGCAAGAGCCAGGAGGCAAGTTTGGGCACACAGTATTTGACTATCCTCTTCGACAATTTTTCTTTCTCTTCTCTCACTAGCCTATCTCCAACTCTAAACGTCGCAGAGCCTTTATCTGATCACGTAGGGCTGCTGCCTCTTCAAAGGCCAGATCGGCCGCAGCCTGTTGCATCTCTTTTTCAAGTTTGCCTATCTCTTTTTCCAGCTCCTGCATACTGGCATAAACCGGTAGATCCTCAGCCATCTTGGCAGTTTTTCCATCATAATTATCAGCCTGATATCCCGTCTGCCTAAGATGGCGTTGCAGGGTATCCTTCACCGGCGAGATAATAGTTTGAGGAACAATACCATGTTCTCTATTATAGGCCTCCTGTATTTTTCGCCTACGCTCGGTCTCGGCAATGGTATACGCCATGGAGCCGGTGATACGATCGGCATACATAATAACAGTACCATTAACATTACGGGCGGCTCGACCACAGGTCTGCACCAGAGAGCGTTCTGAACGCAAAAAGCCCTCCTTATCGGCATCAAGAATGGCCACCAAAGAGACCTCCGGTATATCAAGACCTTCCCGCAGGAGATTGATGCCCACCAAGACATTGTACTCCCCCTTGCGCAGAGATTGAATCAACTCCATACGCTGCAGGGTCTTCACATCTGAATGAAGATAACGGACCTTAATACCCAACTGTTCATAGTATTCGGTGAGATCTTCAGCCATACGCTTGGTCAGAGTGGTAACCAGCACCGCCTCGTCCCGCTCAGTGCGAAGCCGGATCTCTTCCAGTAGATCATCCACCTGGCTGCTAGCAGGACGCACCTCAATTTTCGGATCAAGCAGACCCGTGGGACGAATCACCTGCTCCACCACCACCCCATGCGATTGCTCCAGTTCATAGGGGCCGGGAGTTGCGGAAACATAGATTGCCTGATGAATTCGCTCGGTAAACTCCTGAAAGCGCAGAGGTCGATTATCAAGGGCCGAAGGTAGGCGGAAGCCATATTTAACCAAGGTCTCCTTACGAGAGCGATCGCCATTGTACATGCCGTTGAGCTGACCAATACCAATATGACTCTCATCAATGAGAAGAAGAAAATCATCGGGGAAATAATCCAGCAGGTTCGGCGGTGGAGCGCCTGCCTCCTTCCCGGTCAGATGGCGACTGTAATTTTCAATCCCCGTGCAGTACCCCAGCTCTGTCATCATCTCCAGATCAAACATGGTACGCTGTTCAATTCTCTGCGCCTCCACCAAACGGTGTTCTCGCTGAAAATAGTCCAATCGCTCCTTCAGCTCTTTTTTAATCTCCTCGGTAGCCACCTGCAGACGATCCTTTGAGGTAACAAAGTGGCTACCGGGAAAGATCGTATATTCAGCCAATTCCTCCAGAGTCTTCCCCCGCAGAGGATCAATAAGAGAAATTTTTTCAAGGGTATCACCAAAGAACTCCAGACGGATTGCCCTCTCCTCCTCATGAACGGGAAATATATCAACCACATCACCACGCACCCGGAAGGTTCCTCGATGAAAGGAGGTATCATTACGCTCATACTGCATAAAGACAAGCCGACGCTGAATCTTCTCCATGGCATAATCTTTATCGCGCTCGAGAAGAAGATGCATATTCTTATACTCATCAGGTGAGCCAAGACCATAGATACAGGATACAGAGGCCACAATCAATACATCACGACGGGTAAGCAGGGATCTGGTTGCCGAGTGACGCATCTTATCAATGGCATCATTTATTGATGAGTCCTTTTCAATATAGCTATCCGAGGCAGGAATATAGGCCTCTGGCTGATAGTAATCATAGTAGGAGACAAAATATTCGACGGCGTTATGAGGAAAAAGCTCCTTAAACTCAGCAAAGAGTTGCCCGGCCAGAGTCTTGTTGGGGGCTATCACCAAAGCTGGCCGCTGGAGCTCTGCCACCACATTGGCCAGGGTAAAGGTCTTGCCTGAGCCGGTTACCCCCAGTAAGACCTGATCACAATCACCACGACGTACACCCGCCACCAGTTCCTCGATGGCTTTTGGCTGATCACCAGAGGGTGTATACGGGGAAACAAGTTGAAAAGGAGTATCCATAAAAATCCCGAATATAGAGTTTAATACAATCCACCGCCTTGCACGATAGTCACTTGCAGGAGGCAAGGCAATAGCCAAAAACAAAGACCCATTATGAGACATCCATGCCTAAAGATATATCCATTCCTATCTCCTCCCAGCTCAACCGAATCAGCCTTTTCCTACCCATTTTTCTATTCTGCCTGATAAGCGATCAGTCCACAAAGCTTTGGGCCCAAAAGGTTCTATCGGGAGGGGAAATAGTCGAACTCTTCGGCGGCCATCTTCGCCTATCCTACATAGAAAACCCCTACGGATTTCTAGGGATACTGACCCATCTGCCGGCAGGCATCCGTGAATTCCTCCTTCTTGGAGGGGTAACCCTAGCCCTGGCACTAAGCTGCTGGTTCTGTTTTTACCGGAGAACTATCGCAGGGAAGGCACTTGTTTTTTGGGCAATGCTCCTGGCCGGAGGCTTCTCCAATCTGCTTGACAGACTCATACAGGAGATTGGGGTAGTCGATTTTATCAGTTTCTCCTGGGGGAGCTCCCACACGGGCCAGTGCAATCTAGCCGATATCTATATACTGTTAGGTGGCTTCTGTCTGGGTTTTCTCCTAGCCAGGAAGATCTAAACAGGCAAAGAGGACATCTCCCCTATGATTATTCTCCTTCCGCACCATTTTATTGCCATAAAACTTGTTTTTCACACAAAAAAACGATGAATCTTTTTTAGCAGTGCTTTTTTAATATTTTTATGACATAGTCCAGATAGAATTTTTTACAAGGGCGTTTTGCCCAAGCACAAATATAATGGAGTTAGATATGCTTAAGGTTGGATTCATTGGCTGGCGTGGAATGGTGGGCTCTGTCCTGATGGAGAGGATGCGTGATGAAGGAGATTTTGGTAGTTACGAGGCCGTTTTTTTTACCACATCCCAGACTGGCCAACCAGGACCCGATGTAGGCGCAGGTGCCAAGCCACTCGAAAATGCAATGGATCTCGATAAACTTGCCGAAATGGACATCATCCTCTCCTGTCAGGGGGGAGACTATACCACCGCAGTTTATGAAAAGTTACGCAGCAGATGGCAGGGATATTGGATTGATGCAGCCTCCACCCTCCGCATGAAAGATGATGCCATCATCGTTCTTGATCCTGTAAATCGGGAGGTTATCGATAAGGGCTTGGTAGACGGAGTGAAAAACTATGTGGGCGGTAACTGTACCGTCTCTCTTATGCTGATGGCCCTGGGCGGCCTCTTTGAAAACAACCTCGTCGAATGGGCAACCTCCATGACCTACCAGTCCGCAAGTGGGGCAGGAGCAAAAAACATGCGCGAGCTCCTCACCCAGATGGGTGAGCTTCAGGGCGAGGTAAAGGATCTTCTGGCCAATCCATCTTCAGCCATCCTTGATATTGACAAGGCCGTCACCGCCAAACTCAACGACGGCACCCTCACCACAGATAACTGGGGGGCACCTCTGGCGGCATCTCTTCTCCCATGGATTGATGTGGCCGTGGCAGATGGACAGACCAGGGAAGAGTGGAAGGGAATTGCTGAAACCAACAAGATTCTTGGTAACAGCGCCCAGGCAGAAAATATCGTACCCATCGATGGTCAATGCGTACGCGTCGGTTCCATGCGCTGCCACTCCCAGGCATTTACCATTAAACTGAAGAAGGCCCTGCCCCTGGAAGAGATCGAACGAATCATCGGCGAACATAACCCATGGGTTCAGGTCATTGCCAACGAACGTGAAGCCACCTGCTGCGAGCTCACTCCGGCTAAGGTCTCCGGCACCCTCAATATTCCCGTGGGAAGGATTCGTCACATGAACATGGGTCCCGAATACTTGACGGCCTTTACCGTGGGAGATCAACTTCTCTGGGGTGCAGCAGAGCCGGTACGCAGAATGTTGAATATCGTCCTGCAACACTGCGCAAAATAAGCCCAGCAAGATCTCGCCTAGCAATCACCGCCACAAACAGAGCCTTCAGCAGGTTGAAGGCTCTGTCTCCTGCAATTTTCCTACAGGGTGACTTGCAAATTAAGACTTTTCAATAAAGATCAAGGCGCATGAAAAATTTTACCACAGACATATATACGATATTTCGAGGATAAAATTTTTCATGCAACGCAGAGACTTGAAGAAAAGACTATTTTTCAAGGTTCCCTACAGTCTGTTCAAGCAGCTCAGTACAGCCTTGATAGAGGCGATAATAATATCGGTGTCAACGCCTACCCCCCAGCGTCGCGTATTGCTACTATTCATCTCAATTTCTACATAGGCTGCCGCCTGGGCACTGGAACCACCCTTAAGGGCATGCTCGTGATAACTATGGAGGTGAAATTCCTCTGGCAGCAACTTATTCACCGCTGCACAAAAGGCATCTACGGGACCATTACCATTAGCCCAGATCATCTGCTCCTCACCATTCACCAACAGGGTCGCCACCACCTCGGCACTGGATTTCTCCGCATCCTCATCCACATGACGCTTCACCACCTGAAAATCTTTCAGCCTATAGGCTGCCTGGCGACTGAGATACTCTTCCTCAAAGGCCGAGAAGATCTCAGGATAGCGTAGCTCCCGACCCTCTTTCTCGGTAACGGCCTGAACAACATTACCAAACTCTGGGCGCATGGCCTTGGGCAACTTATAGCCATATTCCTGATCCATAATATAGGCAACACCGCCCTTACCCGATTGACTGTTGATACGAATAATGGATTCATAACTACGTCCGACATCCGTTGGGTCAATGGGCAAATATGGCACCTGCCACAGATCAGCACCTGCCTCTCGATACATATTTATGCCCTTGTTAATGGCATCCTGATGAGATCCTGAGAAAGCGGTATAGACCAGTTCACCAGCATAGGGATGACGAGGATGGACCTCAAGATTCGTCACCTCCTGATAGACCTCAATCAGTCCATTAATATCACTAAAATCAATCTTAGGGTCAACCCCCTGCGTAAAGAGGTTGAGCCCCAGGGTAACCAAATCCACATTACCTGTGCGCTCACCATTACCAAAAAGCGTTCCCTCAACACGATCACCACCTGCCATCAGGCCAAGCTCCGTGGCCGCCACGGCACAACCACGATCATTATGGGCATGAAGACTGATAAGCACAGCATCCCGACAGGAGACATTGCGACAAAACCACTCTATCTGATCGGCATAGACATTCGGCGTTGACATCTCTACCGTTGCCGGAAGATTAATAATCACCTTATTCCCAGATGTTGGCTGCCAAACGGCAAGTACAGCTTCACAGATTTCCAGGGCGTAATCAAGCTCTGTACCGGTAAAGCTTTCAGGCGAATATTCATAGCGAAATTCTGTTGCAGGATATTTTAAAGCCTCTGCCTGAACGAGCCTTGCCCCCTCTATGGCAAGATCCACAATTTCGCCACGACTTTTAGCAAAAACGACCTTGCGTTGAAGGGTTGAGGTGGAATTATAGAGATGAATAATGGCCTTTTTCGCACCACGCAGGGCCTCAAAGGTCTTAACGATGAGATGTTCACGGGCCTGAGTAAGCACCTGAATCGTCACATCCTCTGGAATAAGATTGTCATCTATAAGTTTTCGGCAAAATTGATACTCCACCTCTGAGGCTGAGGGGAAGCCCACCTCTATCTCTTTAAAGCCAATATCCACCAAGAGCTTAAACATACGCACCTTCTGCTCAAGGTTCATGGGCTGAATAAGAGCCTGATTACCATCACGCAGGTCAACACTGCACCAGGCTGGGGCCTTCTCAATGGTTTTTGTGGGCCATACACGATCGGACAAACCGACGGCAGGATATGGCTTATACTTCTGTAATTGTATACTTTTCATGCTTTCTCCTTTTGGCAATCCCGTAACAAAAAAAAAGGCCCCGGTTTTTCAACCGCGGCCTTTAGATCAACTTATATAGTAGACAAACAAAACTAATAAATTTCTCTCCAGACCGCGCAAGGGCGGAGCAATAATAGGCATGCTAGTAGGAGGAGAGAGATAAAGTTCATTTTCACAGCTCTTGTTTAATAATCTTATTAATTAACAGCAAACGACAGGGGCAATTTGTTTGCCTAAGCCCAACAACAGGCTAAGAAAATACAGCTTAAACCCTCCTAACCATTATTGTCAAGCCTGTTTATCTGAAAAAACCGACAAATAGCCCATCCACTATAGACAAAATCATTTTTCCCCTCTAAAAACTATTTATTCTTTCGCCCTGCCCCCTCTAAAAATGACATTCGTTCTGTTTATGCCTTCTAATATTGACAGAGCCACCTACTCCATATATACTTTGTTGTTCCAGCTTTAAATATGGCAATAAGAAAAACCACGAACTCCATAGAGTTTTGGTTTTATGTACTAATGAAAATGTTTCAACTATTCAAGGGAATGGATTAATGGGTAAAATAACCGGATCCCGGGCTATTGTACAATGTCTCAAAGAAGAAGGCGTTCAAACTATTTTTGGTTATCCCGGAGGAGCTGTCATTGATCTTTATGACGCCCTAATGGATAGCACTGACATTGAGCATGTTCTTGTCCGTCACGAGCAGGGCGCTGTTCATGCAGCCGATGCCTTTGCTCGAGTTACAGGTGAAGTTGGCGTTGCCCTGCTCACCTCTGGCCCTGGCGCCACCAACGGCGTTACAGGTATCGCAACAGCATATCTTGACTCAATCCCACTTGTGGTACTCACAGGTCAAGTCCCCCGTGCCCTTATTGGCAACGATGCCTTTCAAGAAGTCGATATTGTTGGTATCACTCGCCCATGCACCAAGCATAACTACCTGGTGAGCAAGCCGGAAGACCTCGTCCCCGTACTGCGCGAGGCATTTCATGTGGCCAAGACAGGACGACCTGGCCCCGTACTGGTTGATTTGCCAAAGGATATTCTCGCCACACTTATTGATTATCCACAAATTGCGCCTATCAAACTGGACAGCTACCAACCAAACTACAAGCCACATCAAGGCCAGATAACCAAGGCATGTAAGCTTCTCATGCAGGCAAAAAAGCCTGTCCTCTACGTGGGTGGTGGAGTTATTCTCTCCAACTCACACAAAGAGCTCTCTGCTCTGGCTGAAAAGTTACAGATACCTGTCACCATGACCTTAATGGGCCTCGGAGCATTTCCCGGGAGCCATGATCTCTCCATGGGCATGCTTGGTATGCACGGCAGCTATACCGCCAATATGGCCGTTGCCGAAAGCGACCTCCTCATTGCCGTGGGTGCCAGATTTGATGACCGCGTGACTGGTAAACTTGAAGATTTTGCCAGCAAGGCAAAAATCATCCATGTGGATATCGATCCCACCTCCATCAGTAAAAATGTTAAGGTCGACGTACCCATTGTAGCCGATTGCCTCGCAGCTCTCACAGCCATCAACGACTGGCTTGAAAAGTGCCCTGAAGAGGAGATTGCAGAACGAAGGGACGCTCACAAACCATGGATCGACACCGTCCATAATTGGACCAAAGAACACCCCATGCGCTATAACTCTAACGGCAGTGAGATAAAGCCACAGTTTGTTGTCGAAACCATTGACCGACTGACCAAGGGGGAGGCTATTATCACCACCGAGGTAGGGCAAAATCAGATGTGGGCAGCCCAGTTCTACAAATTTAACCACCCCCGCCATTTTGTTACCTCAGGCGGCCTGGGAACCATGGGCTTTGGCCTGCCTGCTGCCATCGGCGCCCAAATGGCCTTTCCTGATAAAATAGTCATCGATATTGCAGGCGATGGTTCTATCCAGATGAACATCCAGGAGCTGGCCACAGCAAGACAAAACAACTGTAATGTTAAGATTGTTATTCTGAACAACGGCTATCTGGGCATGGTTCGTCAATGGCAGGAACTCTTTTACGATAAACGCTACGCCTCAACTGTAATGGATGTTGCCCCCGATTTTGTCAAACTCGCTGAGGCATACGGTGCAGTAGGGCTACGAGCCACCAAAAAAGAAGAGGTTGAATCTGTACTTGCCGAAGGTCTTGCCACCGACAATGTTGTTATTATGGAATTTTTAGTTGCTCCAGAGGAAGGGGTATACCCGATGGTTCCCGCAGGAAAAGCAAATACTGAAATGCTTCTTGTATAACGGATATTTTTATTTTCAAAGGAAACGATGATGAAACATACAATTTCAGTACTTCTTCAAAACCAACCCGGTGTACTTTCACGGGTAACAGGACTCTTTAGTGGTCGTGGTTTTAATATTGAGAGCCTCTGTGTGGCCGAAACGCTTGACCCCAAGATATCCTGTCTTACCGTTGTCTCAAAGGGCGATGCAGCAATTATAGAACAAATAACCAAACAACTACATAAGCTCATTGATGTTATTAAGGTAACTGACATCAGTGAACACGAGTATGTTGAACGGGAGATGGTCCTTATTAGAGTAAATGCAGAGGTACATACTCGAGCTGAGGTACTTCGTATCGTTGATATTTTTAGAGGAAAAGTTGTAGATGTCAGCGCAAAGAGCTATGCTATTGAAGTAACGGGTAATACCTCAAAGATACATGCGGTAACAGACCTGCTCCGTCCCCTTGGCATAAAAGAAATTGTCAGAACTGGCACCATCGCCATGGCTCGGGTAAATAAAAACAAGTAACAAAAAACAAAAGCGGTTATAAAGAGGGCCATTGTATTGGCCCATAACAAAAAAAAATCGTTACAAATAGGTAAACAAAATGTTACAGCCACAGGTTCCTGTTGCTCGCGAAGGTGTCCCTTTTATTGGCTTTGCTGCCTTTCTCACCCTTGTTTCAGCAGCGTCAGAGTGTGAAATTTTGACATTTATTTTTTTGCTTGCGACCGCTTTTACTCTCTACTTCTTCAGAGATCCAGAGCGTTTTGTCCCCGATGACCCATCGGCACTTATTTCTCCTGCCGACGGCAAGATCATTGTCATTGAAAAGACAGACAAGCAAGATTTTATCGAAGGCGAAGCGCTCAAGATCTCTATTTTCATGAATGTTTTCAACGTCCATGTCAACCGGGCTCCCATTGCCGGCAAGGTAGATAAAATTATCTACACCCCTGGAAAATTTTATTCTGCTGACAGTAGCCAAGGAGCGGAGTATAATGAGAACTGTGGTATTGTATTAACCACCAATTCAGGAAAAAAAATCGCCTTTGTCCAGGTTGCAGGCCTCATTGCACGGCGTATTGTGTGCTGGCTAGAACCCAATGACACGATACAGTCTGGCAGACGTGTTGGCCTCATTCGTTTTGGCTCTCGAGTCGATCTCTATTTACCCACCGATACAGCCCTAAGTGTATCCGTAGGTGACAAGGTTCGAGCTGGTGAGACCATTCTTGGTCAAATAATTTAGTCCTTTCTAATTATTGACTTTAACTAACGGAGTATCTATGTCACATCCACAAGAAGAAAT from the Desulfotalea psychrophila LSv54 genome contains:
- a CDS encoding lysophospholipid acyltransferase family protein — its product is MREEKEKLSKRIVKYCVPKLASWLLRLWFATCRVKVHGSQYRETSLDSGQNVVGLFWHYSILFILSQLRNDSATVMVSASSDGDYIASLAELLGYKTARGSHNSGGMRALKHVLRDVKNGGSAGIVADGSQGPALKVQSGGVLIASRTGAPMLPLAWSASSYIVFNSWDRMALPRPFSRVDFFYGEPLYVPAKLTGEELEHWRLLFERRLLDLYGTAWQLYGQAGH
- the uvrB gene encoding excinuclease ABC subunit UvrB; the encoded protein is MDTPFQLVSPYTPSGDQPKAIEELVAGVRRGDCDQVLLGVTGSGKTFTLANVVAELQRPALVIAPNKTLAGQLFAEFKELFPHNAVEYFVSYYDYYQPEAYIPASDSYIEKDSSINDAIDKMRHSATRSLLTRRDVLIVASVSCIYGLGSPDEYKNMHLLLERDKDYAMEKIQRRLVFMQYERNDTSFHRGTFRVRGDVVDIFPVHEEERAIRLEFFGDTLEKISLIDPLRGKTLEELAEYTIFPGSHFVTSKDRLQVATEEIKKELKERLDYFQREHRLVEAQRIEQRTMFDLEMMTELGYCTGIENYSRHLTGKEAGAPPPNLLDYFPDDFLLLIDESHIGIGQLNGMYNGDRSRKETLVKYGFRLPSALDNRPLRFQEFTERIHQAIYVSATPGPYELEQSHGVVVEQVIRPTGLLDPKIEVRPASSQVDDLLEEIRLRTERDEAVLVTTLTKRMAEDLTEYYEQLGIKVRYLHSDVKTLQRMELIQSLRKGEYNVLVGINLLREGLDIPEVSLVAILDADKEGFLRSERSLVQTCGRAARNVNGTVIMYADRITGSMAYTIAETERRRKIQEAYNREHGIVPQTIISPVKDTLQRHLRQTGYQADNYDGKTAKMAEDLPVYASMQELEKEIGKLEKEMQQAAADLAFEEAAALRDQIKALRRLELEIG
- a CDS encoding signal peptidase II codes for the protein MPKDISIPISSQLNRISLFLPIFLFCLISDQSTKLWAQKVLSGGEIVELFGGHLRLSYIENPYGFLGILTHLPAGIREFLLLGGVTLALALSCWFCFYRRTIAGKALVFWAMLLAGGFSNLLDRLIQEIGVVDFISFSWGSSHTGQCNLADIYILLGGFCLGFLLARKI
- the asd gene encoding aspartate-semialdehyde dehydrogenase — protein: MLKVGFIGWRGMVGSVLMERMRDEGDFGSYEAVFFTTSQTGQPGPDVGAGAKPLENAMDLDKLAEMDIILSCQGGDYTTAVYEKLRSRWQGYWIDAASTLRMKDDAIIVLDPVNREVIDKGLVDGVKNYVGGNCTVSLMLMALGGLFENNLVEWATSMTYQSASGAGAKNMRELLTQMGELQGEVKDLLANPSSAILDIDKAVTAKLNDGTLTTDNWGAPLAASLLPWIDVAVADGQTREEWKGIAETNKILGNSAQAENIVPIDGQCVRVGSMRCHSQAFTIKLKKALPLEEIERIIGEHNPWVQVIANEREATCCELTPAKVSGTLNIPVGRIRHMNMGPEYLTAFTVGDQLLWGAAEPVRRMLNIVLQHCAK
- the leuA gene encoding 2-isopropylmalate synthase — protein: MQLQKYKPYPAVGLSDRVWPTKTIEKAPAWCSVDLRDGNQALIQPMNLEQKVRMFKLLVDIGFKEIEVGFPSASEVEYQFCRKLIDDNLIPEDVTIQVLTQAREHLIVKTFEALRGAKKAIIHLYNSTSTLQRKVVFAKSRGEIVDLAIEGARLVQAEALKYPATEFRYEYSPESFTGTELDYALEICEAVLAVWQPTSGNKVIINLPATVEMSTPNVYADQIEWFCRNVSCRDAVLISLHAHNDRGCAVAATELGLMAGGDRVEGTLFGNGERTGNVDLVTLGLNLFTQGVDPKIDFSDINGLIEVYQEVTNLEVHPRHPYAGELVYTAFSGSHQDAINKGINMYREAGADLWQVPYLPIDPTDVGRSYESIIRINSQSGKGGVAYIMDQEYGYKLPKAMRPEFGNVVQAVTEKEGRELRYPEIFSAFEEEYLSRQAAYRLKDFQVVKRHVDEDAEKSSAEVVATLLVNGEEQMIWANGNGPVDAFCAAVNKLLPEEFHLHSYHEHALKGGSSAQAAAYVEIEMNSSNTRRWGVGVDTDIIIASIKAVLSCLNRL
- the ilvB gene encoding biosynthetic-type acetolactate synthase large subunit — translated: MGKITGSRAIVQCLKEEGVQTIFGYPGGAVIDLYDALMDSTDIEHVLVRHEQGAVHAADAFARVTGEVGVALLTSGPGATNGVTGIATAYLDSIPLVVLTGQVPRALIGNDAFQEVDIVGITRPCTKHNYLVSKPEDLVPVLREAFHVAKTGRPGPVLVDLPKDILATLIDYPQIAPIKLDSYQPNYKPHQGQITKACKLLMQAKKPVLYVGGGVILSNSHKELSALAEKLQIPVTMTLMGLGAFPGSHDLSMGMLGMHGSYTANMAVAESDLLIAVGARFDDRVTGKLEDFASKAKIIHVDIDPTSISKNVKVDVPIVADCLAALTAINDWLEKCPEEEIAERRDAHKPWIDTVHNWTKEHPMRYNSNGSEIKPQFVVETIDRLTKGEAIITTEVGQNQMWAAQFYKFNHPRHFVTSGGLGTMGFGLPAAIGAQMAFPDKIVIDIAGDGSIQMNIQELATARQNNCNVKIVILNNGYLGMVRQWQELFYDKRYASTVMDVAPDFVKLAEAYGAVGLRATKKEEVESVLAEGLATDNVVIMEFLVAPEEGVYPMVPAGKANTEMLLV
- the ilvN gene encoding acetolactate synthase small subunit, producing MKHTISVLLQNQPGVLSRVTGLFSGRGFNIESLCVAETLDPKISCLTVVSKGDAAIIEQITKQLHKLIDVIKVTDISEHEYVEREMVLIRVNAEVHTRAEVLRIVDIFRGKVVDVSAKSYAIEVTGNTSKIHAVTDLLRPLGIKEIVRTGTIAMARVNKNK
- a CDS encoding phosphatidylserine decarboxylase family protein; translation: MLQPQVPVAREGVPFIGFAAFLTLVSAASECEILTFIFLLATAFTLYFFRDPERFVPDDPSALISPADGKIIVIEKTDKQDFIEGEALKISIFMNVFNVHVNRAPIAGKVDKIIYTPGKFYSADSSQGAEYNENCGIVLTTNSGKKIAFVQVAGLIARRIVCWLEPNDTIQSGRRVGLIRFGSRVDLYLPTDTALSVSVGDKVRAGETILGQII